GAGGGAGTCAAAGCCTTTGTCGTTCCTGGTTCCGAGAGAGTCAAAAAAGAAGCAGAAGCCGAAGGATTAGATAAAATCTTCCAAGCAGCTGGATTTGAATGGCGCGAACCAGGATGTTCTATGTGTTTAGCCATGAACCCAGACAAACTGCAAGGAAGACAAATCAGCGCTTCTTCTTCCAATCGCAACTTTAAAGGTAGACAAGGTTCAGCTTCTGGCCGCACGCTGCTGATGAGTCCGGCGATGGTTGCGACTGCTGCGATTAAAGGCGAAGTCGCCGACGTGCGAGAGTTGCTTTAATTAATTTAATTGCCCAGATACCCGACTTCTACAAGAAGTCGGGTATCTAAATCCGACATAACATAACCTAAAAAACTAATACCACAACTCTCTGCAATTCTTCTATCTTCGTGTTCTTTGTGTCCTTCGCGGTTCGTTTCCAAATAAATTTATGGTAAGTGAAGTTAAACAAGTCTCCGGGCGCGGCGTACCTTTAGTAGGCGATGATATAGATACCGATCGCATCATCCCCGCCCGCTATTTAAAAGCCATCACCTTTGATGGATTAGGTGAAGGTGCGTTTATCGACGATCGCACAGCACTCAAAGGCGAACATCCCTTCGATCGACCACAATACCAAGGTGCGAATATTTTAATAGTTAACCGCAACTTTGGCTGCGGTTCATCAAGGGAACACGCACCCCAAGCGCTTGCGAAATGGGGAATTAAAGCCTTAATTGGTGAAAGCTTCGCTGAAATCTTTTTCGGTAACTGCGTGGCGATGGGTATTCCTTGCGTAACAGCTGATAGTACCACCATCAAAAAGCTGCAAGAACTAGTAGCTAACAATCCCCAAGTATCGGTGACAGTAAATCTGGAAACCTTGCAAGTACAAATTGATGATTACACTACTCCCATATCTATTAATGAAGGTACAAGAAGCACCTTCACTTCTGGGACTTGGGATGCTTGCGGTCAGTTAGTAGCTAATGCCGATAAAGTTCGGGAAACTGCGGCAAAGCTACCTTATGTAGGTTGGGGTAATTTAGCAGCGAGTTAAGATATTCCCAAGCATCCAACTTGATTTCAAATATTGAGATGAGGCGCTTTTAGGCAATGTTTAGAGATAGCATTGCCTACTATAATTTTTTGGAGTTTAAAATTGAATAAACATGAAGCAATGGTCATCATAACATGGTAGCAATAGTAACCCCAGCAGAAAGTAGGGTTTTACTGCAAGGTATCAGTTGGCAGACTTTTAAAGCCATGTTGGCAGATATGGGAAATGAGCGCAACACTAGGCTAGCGTATGAAAAAGGTATATTAGAAATCATGACCCCACTAATGCCGCATGAGAACTCAAATCGTTTAATAGAGAGCTTTGTTCTTGTGCTGTGTGAAGAATTGGGTTTAGAAGTTAAAAGCACTGGTTCTTTAACAATGACGCGAGAAGAGTTGGAACATGGTGCAGAACCAGATAGCAGCTACTATATTCAGAATGAATTGCTAGTCAGAAATAAAGAACATATAGATTTAGTTTTAGATCCACCTCCAGATTTAGTTCTGGAAGTTGAATATTCTAAACCCAAGATTGATAAATTTAGCCTTTACGCTTCTATGGGTGTTCCTGAATTCTGGAGATACAACGGAACAGTATTGCGAATCTACACTCTTTCTGGTAACAAATATTTAGAAGCTGAAATTAGCCCTACCTTTGTTCCCGTGCGAGTTAAGGAGATTCCTAACTTTATTATAGAAAGCAAAAAATCTGGACAAATCGCGACAATGCGTGCTTTTCGCACTTGGGTTA
The genomic region above belongs to Calothrix sp. NIES-2098 and contains:
- a CDS encoding 3-isopropylmalate dehydratase small subunit — translated: MVSEVKQVSGRGVPLVGDDIDTDRIIPARYLKAITFDGLGEGAFIDDRTALKGEHPFDRPQYQGANILIVNRNFGCGSSREHAPQALAKWGIKALIGESFAEIFFGNCVAMGIPCVTADSTTIKKLQELVANNPQVSVTVNLETLQVQIDDYTTPISINEGTRSTFTSGTWDACGQLVANADKVRETAAKLPYVGWGNLAAS